Genomic DNA from Peribacillus sp. FSL H8-0477:
TTCATTCAACGAATTTTTTTCCAATACAAAAAACCTCTCTTTCATTTAATTATACTAACTAAATGAAAGAAAGATTTTTATATGCTAAAGATAGTTTTATTCTTAGAATTGATTCTTAGCTCCAATTGAACCAAAACCCCACTGTACCCCTCATCACCGTTCTACATTAAAGTACCGAGCCTGTGGATGGGCAAATACCATGGCGGACACAGATGCTTCTGGATCCATCATACAACCTTCAGTTAACTGAATGCCCACATCTTCTGGTTTAAGCAAACGGAATAACTTTTCTTGATCTTCCAGATTTGGACAGGCTGGATAACCGAATGAAAAACGTTGACCGGTATATTTAGCAGCAAAACGGTCTTTCATCGTCATATCAATCGGATCACTGATATGAAGGTCATCCCGCATCAGCTGATGGAGCCGTTCCGCAAACCCCTCAGCTGTTTCTAATGCAAGTGACTGGATTGCATGGCTCTTTAAGAAGTCGCCTTCCACTTTCCATTTTTCAGCATACTTTCTAACATGCTTCCCAGCTGATACCACAAAAAATCCTGCATAATCCATCACTCCCGAGCTGACAGGTTTCAGGAAGTCAGCTAGGCATAAATTAGGGCTTGTTTCCTGCCGTGGAAAATCAAACATTTCGAGTATTTCATTATGGTTCTCTGGGTTGTATATAATTATTTTATTTCCATCACTCTGGGCAGGGAAAAATTGATATACGGCATTGATTGTATACTCTTCTTGATTCTGTAAAAACGTGATTAATTCATCTACTAAGTGATTTAGAGCAACTGCCTTGTTGTCGCCTGCTTTAATCAGCTCAGCTACCTTCCCTTTCAACCCCAAGTGATGCCCAATTAACATCTGTCTATTAATATAAGGACCCACCAGTTTGTATGGATAATTCCGCAGAACATGGCGATTTAGGTCAACTGGTTTTTGCACTGGTGCAGGTTCGATTGCAGGTGATGTAGAGAGTTTTGGTTTGGGTTTAGGCAGCGCAGCAGCGGCAATTGCGTTTTCTTTTGCTTTTTGACGTCTGCTTTCATGCTGTTCAAGGAAAATCACTTTTTTCTCATCATCATGCAACGAGTTGGCCGTTGCAAGTCCGTCCATAGCATCTTTAGAATAAATTACGGATCCTCCATATTCAGGAGAAATCTTGAAATCGGTAAATTTACGTGACAGCGCAGCACCTCCTACCAGTATCGGTAAGTCAATATCCGCCTGCTTTAAATCTTGAGCAGTGAGTACCATTTGCTGAGCCGATTTAACAAGTAATCCAGAGAGGCCTATTGCGGTCGGTTGATGAAGCCTTACCGCTTCAACAATACTTTGTGACCCTACCTTTATCCCTAAATCAACTACCTCATAACCATTATTGGAAAGAATAATTTCGACTAAGTTTTTTCCTATATCATGGACATCACCCTTTACTGTTGCAAGCAGAATCTTCCCTTTTTTACTGCTTTGGGCTTCTGCTGTCATATACGGTTCAAGATGGGCAACTGCAGCTTTCATCGCCTCCGCACTTTGAAGCACTTCGGCAACAATCAGCTGATTATCATTAAACAAACGACCCACTTCACTCATTCCATCCATTAACGGACCATTAATGATTTCAAGCGGTGCCTTTCCTTCCTGAAGAATGAGATCTAAATCAGGAACAAGGCCTTCCTTTGTACCTTCAATAATATAATTAGCCAGCCTTTCGTTAAGAGGAAGCTTTGCGATGTTTTCCTTTTTATCTGCTTTTTTGCCTCGGTAAAATTCTGTGAATTGAGCTAGCGCTTTGTCTGTTGTTTTAAAAAGCAGTTCCTCAGCGAGCGTGACTTCATCTGCCGGGATGGAGGCAAACCGCTCAAGTTTTTCAGTATTCACGATGGCATAATCGAGCCCTGCCTTTGTACAATGATAGAGATAAACGGCATTAAGTATTTCTCGTCCTCTTCCTGGTAGACCGAAAGAAACATTTGATATTCCAAGTATAGTCTGGCAGTCCGGCAGATTCTCTTTAATCATTTGAATTCCTTTTACCGTTTCTAAGGCAGAACCAATATACTGTTCGTCCCCAGTCCCTACTGGAAAGACCAATGGATCAAAAATAAGGTCCTTTGGATTGAGCTTATATTTATTGACAAGTAAGTCTACTGAACGTTTGGCAATTTCAAGTTTTCGTTCGGCACTAACAGCCATTCCTACTTCATCAATGGTCCCGACAACAACCGCCGCTCCATATTGATGAATAAGGGGGACAATTTTTTCAAATCTCTCCTCCCCATCCTCTAAATTGATGGAGTTTATGATCGCTTTCCCTTGAGAATGTTTCAACGCTTGTTCAAGCACCGCTTCATCTGTTGTATCTATCACCAATGGCACTTTAATTTTTTTTACGACCTCAGTGACAAATTCCTTCATATCACCGAGTTCATCGCCATCAGGATCTGCCAGACAAATATCAATCACATGTGCCCCTTTTTTCACTTGAGCGCGGGCTATTTCAGCCGCTTGTTCATACTGTTTACCGCGAATTAATTCCTTGAATTTCCTTGAACCAATCACATTCGTCCGTTCTCCGACGAATAGAGGACGCATGGAGTCATCATATAGCAATGGTTCAATTCCACTTACGGCATGCGTATGCGGCTCATCAGGGAGCGTCCTAGGCCTAATATCTCTTATCGCAGCGGATAATTTTTCAATATGTGCGGGTGTAGTGCCACAGCAGCCGCCGATGATATTGATCCAGCCTTTTTCTGCAAATTGTTTCATTTTTTGAGCAAGTGAGTCCGGCGTTTCATGATAATGTCCTTCTTCATCCGGCAGTCCTGCATTGGGGTAACAACTGACGGCTGAATTAGATAACCCAGCGAGTGTTCGAATATGGTCAATCATAAATTCCGGACCTGTTGCACAATTTAGACCGACTGCTAGTGGCTTCATGTGCTCACATGAGAGATAAAAAGCTTCAATCGATTGACCTGCAAGTGTGGTTCCCATCGGTTCAATGGTTCCTGAAATAATGATTGGAATTTCTTTACCAACTTGTTTGAAAGCTTGTTTAATCCCTGAAAATGCAGCCTTCACATTTAACATATCTTGACATGTTTCCACTAGAAGTAAATCAACACCTCCGTCAATTAGCCCGCGGGCCTGTTCTTCATATGAAGCGGTTAAGCCGTCAAATGTAGTACCGCCAGTAACCGAAAGCGTTTTTGTTGTCGGTCCCATGGAACCTGCCGTATAACGCGGCCATTCAGCCGTAGAGTAAGTCTCGCAGGCCTTACAGGCAAGTTCGGCAGATCGTTTATTTAGTTCATAAGCAAGGCTGCCAAGATTGTATTCATCGAGCACAATATCCGTTGCCCCGAATGTATTCGTCTCAATGATATCTGCTCCTGCTTTTAGATAGGCTTCGTGAATAGATTGAATAGTATCTGGGATCGTAATGGATAAATATTCATTACACCCTTCAAATTCTTCTCCTCCAAAATCTTCTGCTGTCAAATTTTCATTTTGAATCATCGTTCCCATTGCTCCATCTAAGAGGAGAATCTTTTGAGATAGTACTTCATTTATCGTAGGTTTATTCATGTTCTTTCACCTCTGCTGGTTTCTCTTTGTCTGTTGTGCGGATATATTGTGTAAGCTGTGCCGTCATGTCGTATCGTAAAAATGGAGTGATTAAATAGATTCCTTTAAATCTCTCCATTGTTGCATCAATCAATTCCTTAGCAATAGCATTTGCTTCGATCTTCGCTTTAACTGGATCGTTTCCAGCTGAAGCCATTGCTGCTCGTACTGAATCCGGTAATTTAATTCCTGGGATTTCATTGTGAATAAATTCGGCATTCCGTGAGCTTGTCAAAGGCATAACGCCTAGAAAAATAGGTGTATCTAAGTGTTTGGTAGCTTGATAGACATCTTCAATTTGACTTGTGGAATAAATAGGCTGCGTTAAAAAGGATTGTGCTCCGCAAGCTATTTTCTTTTCAAGCCTTTGAACGGCTTTATCTAAGTATTTCACATTTGGGTTAAAAGCCGCAGCAATTTTAAAATTAGTCCGCTGTCCCAAACTTTGACCTGAGTAAGATAAACCTTCATTAAATTGTTTGATTAAGCTGATTAAATCAAATGAGGATAAATCATAGACAGATGTGGCCCCCGGAAAATCTCCAATTTTAGAAGGATCTCCAGTAATAACCAGTACTTCATTTAATCCAAGTGTCTGTAAGCCCATTAAGTGAGATTGCAGGCCAATTAGATTTCGATCTCGACAGGTAATGTGAATGAGCGGATTCATATTGAGCTCATTTTTCATCTTAATCCCAAGAGCCAAATTGCTGATTCGCGGACTTGCAAGTGAATTATCTGCCAGTGTGACCGAATCTACACCAGCATCCCGTAAACATGATGATCCCGCCATAAATGCCTCTATTCCTAGTTTCTTAGGCGGATCCAATTCGACCAAAATGGTTCGTTTTGTTTTGGCCTGCAGATGAATGGCTGGTATTTGATCCTTTTTATCGACTTCAATAATCTCAATTTGAGGGGCCTTACTAGCTTTTTCCTTTATCGGGCTCAATGTTCCCAGCGCTTTTTTTACCGCTCCGATATGCTTAGGTGTTGTCCCACAACAACCCCCGATAATTGATGCACCCTGTTCACGTAATTTCAACGCACTTGAGCCGAAATATTCTGGTACAGCCTCATAGACAAGTCGGCCATCGACGTATTCCGGAAGGCTGGCGTTCGGGTACACGGCAATGCCTGCATTTTTAGGCAGCGGTACTTCTTCTAACGAACGTATCATATGATGCGGACCTAATCGACAGTTCAATCCGACAACGTCTGCCCCCAAAGCATCTAGTCTTGAAAAGGCTTCATTGAGATGGAGACCATTTTGCAGATACCCTATCTCATGCAGCGAAACATTTGCGATAATAGGGAGCCCTGTTTCTTTTCTGGCAATCTGGAGTACGGTTTCCAGCTCCTCTAAATCGTAATAGGTCTCAAGGATTAATCCATCGGGTCCTTCCATTAATAAGCTGTACAGCTGCTCTCTAAAGCTCCGTTTTATTTCTTCTATATCCAAATCATTTTTACGAATACTCCGCAGTGCTCCAATGGTCCCAAAAACAAATGCTTGTTTGGATGCAGCTTTTTTAGCTAGTTCTACACCTTTACGGTTAATAACACTCACTTCATCTTCTAAGCCATACCGTTTTAATTTATGATAGTTGGCACCATAGGTATTAGATTGAAGAATATCAGCTCCCGCAGCGGCATAGGCACGGTGAATCGCCTCAATTTGATTAGGGTCTGTCGTATTCATTTCCTCGTAGCAATGATCGATTCCATGTGAATATAATAGTGTTCCCATTGCTCCTTCCCCAACCAAAACCCTTTTTGATAATTCTTGGCGAAAATCCATCTATGCACATCTCCTCGTTTTGTCCTTTCTAGGTTAGAAAGAATCATGTCATTTAGCATTATATGAAGAAAAATAAAAAAAGCCATCTTTAAAGAAGAAGGCTTTTTCTGAAACATTCTCCTCATCTATCAAGCACCGCTTGCTGGATTTAGCACCTTTGCCGTAGCCGGTTGCTGAAGCTTCAAAGGGCCAGTCCCTCCACTTCTCTCGATAAGATTCCTATGAAATTTTCTAGAATTCGTTTAGATAATATATCTAATTTACATGAATAATAAGAAAATTACAATAGTTTATTAACGATTATTCAGCAGCTGTTTAAAAAAACGTCAGAAGTTTAATTACTTCCCTAGAGGTAAATATATAAATAGAACCGCAGAATAGCTGGAGGTGAAAGAATGCTGGAAATTATAGCAAAGCAGTTTCGAAAACCAGAAGGATTGCTAGGGAAAATTGTCGGCAGGATTATGTCCATGGATAATCGAAAGATCAATACATGGACCCTGAATAGGCTGCAAATTAAACCTGGGGACATTATTTTAGAAATTGGATTTGGACCGGGTGCTGCAATTGAAGAAATGTTTAAGAGACAACGAAATGTACGGATTGATGGTATAGATCTCTCACATGATATGCTGAAGGCTGCTTCTACACGAAATTTGGATGCCTTAAAAAAGAAAAAACTACGTTTATTCGAAGGAGATCTTTTAGAAATTGAAGAGGATTTTTATCAGTATGACAAAGTTGTCTCGGTTAATAACTATCCATTATGGAAAGACAAACAGAATTCTCTTAAGCGAATATATCAACTGATGAAGCATAATGGCATCATTGCCATTACTGTCCAACCACGGGAGGATGACGCATCCCGAAAAAAGACATTTGCTCATGCACATGAAATCGAACAAGCATTATACCTTGCTGGATTCCGTAATATTTCAGTGAAATTCAAAAAAATAGCACCAGAACTTACTGTCTGTGTTACAGCTGTTTGTAAAAAATAGACGACTCGAAGTTGGGGATTTACACCCCAACTTTTCTATGTTTTATCCTTACTGCTCCATCCGTGCAAGTCGTTTTTTTTCGACTCTCATTTTCCAATCGTCTGCTAGTGAACCGAGCATCAGCATCCCTTCGATGTCAGTCTGATTCCCTTCATTATGAAGAAGTATTCGATTTCCCCGTTCGACTGTATAGGCTTCTTGAACTCTTTCCTTTAGGATGATGTCTGATTCACCTTCAATCGTACCTTCTTCGATCACCCTGGCAAAATACCCGGTGTACCCTGTTTCCATAGTCCTTTTCAAAAAAGTTGGGACTTCATTAAAATGTGAAATAGTCGCACAAGGAATTCTACCTTGACAGATTTCTACTATACTCGTACCTATTTGATAAATATCTCCGAAATAAACCTCAGATTCTTTCATGCCTGATACAGTTAAATTTTCTCCAAAGGCCGGCCTTTTCAGAACTTTATTGAATTCCTTCTCCCATTGAAGATAATGCTCATTTGGATAGAAACATACTGCCCGATCGACACCGCCATGATGTCTCATATTACCTACACCATCTCCGTTAAACCCTCTATAAGACAGATCGATTTTTTGAACAGCTTGTTTATCCATTCCTGTAATTAAAGATCTGCCTGACAACGTTTTAAGCTTAGGTTCACCAATATGTATCCCTTTAATTTTTCGTGTACTCATAAACCATTCCCCCTGCCTATTTAACCTCTTACCGAAAAGGATTGTCTTGAACGATCCTATTATGTTATTATAAATTTACAATATCTAGTTGACTAGCTGCAAATTCAACTAGATATTGATTATATTCATTTTCTCTGCTAATTATGAAACGAAATTTAAAGGGGGAGCATCTGCTCCCCCTTTTTTCTGCTGATTATTTAAATAATTGTGCTGCTTTAACCGCTTTTTTCCAACCGCCGTATAATTCTTCACGATTTTCTTCATCCATGCTTGGTACGAACTCCTTCTCAAGTTTCCATTGTGCAGCAATTTCGGTGGAATCCTTCCAATAGCCTGTTGCCAATCCTGCTAAATAGGCCGCTCCTAGTGCCGTCGTTTCATTGATCGCGGGGCGTTCTACTTCTACAGACAGCATATCGCTTTGGAATTGCATCAAGAAATTATTCTTGACTACTCCACCGTCTACACGCAGCTTTTTCAAATGGATTCCTGAGTCGGCTTCCATCACATCAAGCACATCCCGAGCCTGATAGGCAAGCGATTCAAGCGTTGCTCTGATAAAATGTTCCTTAGTGGTCCCTCTTGTTAGACCAAATACAGAACCTCTGACATCACTGTCCCAATAGGGAGTTCCTAAACCCACAAACGCTGGTACTACATAAACACCATCAGAAGAGGTAACTTTATAGCAATATTCTTCACTATCACTGGTATCTTTCAGCATTCGCATCCCGTCTCTCAGCCATTGTACAGCCGATCCGGCAACAAACACACTTCCCTCCAAAGCATAGGTTACTTTCCCATCTATCCCCCAAGCAATTGTGGTAAGCAGTCCATGTTTTGACTCAACCGCTTTATTGCCGGTATTCATCAGCATGAAGCAGCCTGTTCCATACGTATTTTTCCCCATTCCTGACTCGAAACAAGCTTGTCCAAACAATGCTGCTTGCTGATCACCGGCAGCTCCTGCAAGGGGAATTTGCTGTCCAAAGAAATGCGTTTCATCTGTACAGCCGTAAATCTCAGAAGATGACTTCACTTCAGGAAGCATTGATTTAGGAATATCGAGAATTTTAAGCAATTCCTCATCCCACTGAAGATCATGGATATTAAACATCAATGTCCTTGAAGCATTCGAATAATCAGTCACATGAGCCTTACCAGCAGAAAGTCTCCATATCAACCATGTATCAATGGTTCCAAACAATAACTCACCGTTTTCAGCTTGTTCTCTAGCTCCTTCGACATGATCCAGTATCCATTTCACCTTGGTCCCTGAAAAATATGAATCTAGCCGAAGACCTGTTTTTTTTCTAAATGTTTCTTCATAACCTGCTTCTTTTAGATCTGTACAGATGCTCGCTGTTTGGCGTGATTGCCAAACAATTGCATGATAAATTGGCTTTCCAGTTTTTTTATTCCAAACGACTGTAGTTTCTCTTTGATTCGTAATCCCAATACTATCGATTTGTATTGGTTTTATATCACTATCGGACAAACATGTTGCAATAACAGCTAAAACGGATCCCCAAATTTCGTTAGCGTCATGCTCCACCCAACCCGGCTCAGGAAAATACTGTTTAAATTCTTGTTGTGACACATGAACCATTTCCCCTGCTTTATTGAATAAAATGGCTCTTGTACTTGTCGTACCTTGATCAATCGAAAGTATATATTTCTCCACTTCATTACAACCCCTTACACAATTTCTTCCTGTATGATTGTAGAAGATTTCTTATATTTAAGCAAAGAATATGTTTTTGATATAATAAAAACCGAACGAATTGGCTCGTCCGGTTCCTACCATTATTAGGCTTCTTTTTTTCTGGGGGCAGCTTTTTTACGTGTGCCGGTTTTTTTGGTCTTACCGGCTGGTTTTGTCCGGTCAATTGACGCCTGTAAGGCAGCCATCAAGTCTGTCACATTGGATGCAGCTTGCTTCGGCTGCTTGGCACTGACCACTTTTTCCCCAGTCTTTTTCGATTCAATCAGTTCCATTAATGCTGTCCGGTATTCATCATGATATTTATCTGGTACAAAGTCTGTCGTTAATTGATCAATCAGCATAATCGCCGTATCGAGTTCTTTCTTCACGACATTTTCTCCTGATGGAATATTTGGCACATCTTCCGTTTGCCGTACTTCATCCGGATAATGAATGGTTTCCATCAAAAGTGTTTGATCAAGTACGCGTATCACAGCTAAACTTTCCTTCGAGCGTATCATAATTTTCGCCAATCCAACTTTCCCTGAAGTCTCCAGGGCTTGTCGCAATAACGAATAAGCTTTACTTCCTCCATCATTAGGAGACATATAGTAGCTTCTGTTAAAATAGATTGGATCAATTTCTGTAATCTTAACAAAATCGATAATTTCAACCGCTTTATCTTCATTTTCTTTTTTCAGTTGAGCTAACTCCTCATCTTCAAGCACAACAAACTTTCCTTTCGTATATTCATATGCTCTGACGATATCGTCTTTTCCCACTTCCTTTTTACAAACGGGGCAGACTTTTTCATATTTTATTGGTGAATGACATTCCTTATGCAATGTTCGTAAGGAAATATCTTTATCTTCAGTAGCTGCATGGAGTTTAATTGGAATATTAACTAATCCAAAGCTAATGCTCCCCTTCCAAATTGTATGCATCGTGTCACCCTTTTCATAGATTTATTGGTTACCTCAATTTTCTCCAAATTCAAAGGAAGTTATTCTTTATATCTTGGATTGATTTTTTCATGATGTGGAAACACTATTTAAGAAGATAAAGGGAGGAATCTATATTGAAACCAATGCTGCCCACCTATCGAGAGGATGCTCCCAAGGGGACAGACTGGCTTTTTGAACCGAAATATGATGGATTTCGCGCGATATTAACCCTGTCAAACCATCATATTTCTTTAATAAGCAGAAATGGAAAAGAGTTATTACCACAATTTCCTGAAATTGAAGCGTTTGTCAACTCCATCATTCCTACTATAGAAAAGGAGCTGCCACTCGTATTTGACGGAGAATTAGTCTGGCTGGAAAACCCTTATAAATCTAATTTCATGCACATGCAGTGGCGAGGACGACTGCGGAATGCCGAATTAATTTCAAAGGCTGTGACTCTGTCTCCATGTACCCTGCTTGCCTTTGATTTATTACAGATAAAAGGCAAAAGCATCATGGATTTGCCTTATGTAAAACGAAAAAGCCTTCTCTTCGGTCTTGGTCAAAAACAGAAGCTGCCATTAGTGCCAGAGCCTAAGCATGATGCAAGAATACAACTTGTCCCAAACAACAAAACGTTCGACTTCATAAAAGAGCAGGTACTGCTTCACGATGGAGAGGGAATTGTCGCGAAAAACGCTCAAAGTTCTTGGCAAGAAGGGAAGCGTACTGAAAACTGGTATAAATTAAAAAATTGGCGAACCGTAACTTGTTTCATCACCGCTCTCGATAAAGAAAATGAATATTTGACGTGCGGCGTCTATAAAGATGACGAAATCGTTAAAATTGGACAAGTAAAAAATGGAATCAAACCTACAGAAAAAGAAATCATTCGTACCCTTGTGAAAAACAATGCACATTCAGAAGATGACCGCTATTACTTCATGGACCCTTCTCTTTGTATCTCTGTTCATTTTCTGCATGCCTATGATCAAGACCATCTAAGGGAACCGCAGTTTGACCGCTTCGTCCTCGATCAAGTTCCCCAGAATTGTACATGGGAAGCATTCACAGCGGCTCAATATACCTTTCCAGAAACCGTAACGGTAACCTCCCCAGATAAACCGATTTGGGAATTACCTACACAAATCGTGACCAAAGTGGATTATTTGCAATACCTGCGGATTACTTCAAGTCGGTTTCTCCCGTATCTTCAAAATCGTTCACTTACCTCGATTCGTTATCCGCATGGCGTACTAGGCGGCGAACGTTTTTTCCAAAAAAATGTACCTGAATATGCACCCGATTTTGTGAAGACTGTGCTAGAGTCTGATCATGAAGCCATTCTTTGTAATGATCTTCAGACATTACTCTGGCTCGGAAATCAGCTGGCTATCGAATTTCACACCCCTTTTCAGAAATCAGGAAAGATAATGCCAGAGGAACTCATCCTAGATCTTGATCCGCCAGGACATGATCACTTCCATTTAGCCATCAAAGCCGCTCTCATTATTAAAGGCACATTGGATACATTAAATATTTCAGCCTTTGTTAAAACATCTGGAAATCGAGGACTACAGGTGCATATTCCCTTACCAGCAGACGTTTTTTCATACAATGACACAAGAATGTTCACCGAATTTTTAGGCGACTACATAACAGGAGCTTATCCAGATGATTTCACGACCGAACGAATGATCAAAAAAAGAGGCACTAGGCTCTATCTCGATTTTGTCCAACATCATGAAGGAAAAACACTAATTGCCCCCTATTCACCACGCGGCAATGACTTTGCAGGTGTCGCAACACCTCTTTATTGGGACGAACTCCAAGATGACATCCAAATTACGGACTACACGATTCTTACTGTCCCAGAAAGAATTAGAAAACTCGGCTGTCCTTTTGCCGAAATGGAGAAAGTACGATCCCATCAGCCTTTCGGAGAAGTCCTCGCCTTTTTAAAGCAAAACGGCCTTAGGCCGCCTGAGAATTGAACAAAATAAGACCAGCCTCTGTGAAAAGAGTCTGGTCTTTATTCATCTTCTACTACTGAGGAGGAACTTTTTTATCATCGTTCTCAAAAGCCTACTAAAACGATAGTTAACTCTTAACGTTCTTTATTTTTTTTTGTTCCTTTTCTACTAATTTAGTTTCTTTTTCTTTTTCTTTTTTTGATAAACTTTTATCTGCCTTAATATTTTTTAATTGCTTATCCAAAATTTTTATTTTCAAAGGAACGTCTCTTGTCTTTTTAGCAAAGCTATATGCTTCCTTCGAATTACCCTCTTCAAGTAAGCCGTTCGCCGCCAGAACATTTGCTCTTTCACTATCCTTCAATTCATCACCAGCAAGGGCGGTAACCTGTTGATAGTTCTTCTCCAGCCATGCTTGCTCAAGAAGAATCTCCGGCTCCATGGTTTCAATAGAAAGAAGTGCCTTGTTCGCCTCTTCCGATTTCAGCTTAACGAGTCCTTTTGCTGCCTGGACTTGAAGGGATGAATCTAGTTCAGCAGCTTTCATTAAACTGTCAGGAGTATTGAGAGCTAAATATAGATTCGCTAATACTTTTTTGTCATCATCAGATGGCCTTTTAATCGCTTCAAACGCTTGAATCGCTTCTTCATTTTTTCTCATAGCTGTCAATTGATAAGCAGCTAAATGGTCCTCTTTTTCATCCAATTCGATTTGGAGTTTCTTCTCAATTTTCTTTTTCTCCTCCAAATTTGATGCCGAAGCAACTGAGTTTGGCTTTACTTGAAGAATATAACTACTTAGCAAACCAATAATTAATCCCAGTACTAAGAAACCAGCTCCAGACAGCCAGAGCACCTTCCTAGATTTATTGGTAGAAATTGATAGTGTTTCCTCAGAGGTTAAAGATAAATTAGGTTTCATTGCCGGAATGGATAAATCCGGTCCAGATTTTATAAAATTCATGCTATTTTTCTGTTCATTTGATTTGTGTTTTTCTTTAGTAGATTTTAAATTGGATGAAGATTCAGTACGCTTAGTGTTGATTTCAGAAAAATCTTTAGCTAGAAACACTTCAATATCTTTTAATGATTTAGCTTTTGCCAGCTGATTCAACGCTCTATCATTAAAAGAATTCAAGGGAATACCATTATTCAGCAAATCGAAATAAGGCATACCAGAAAAAATGGATAAAATGATACACTTTATTTGATAAACAAATACCTTACCATCCTCTTGTTCAGGTGGAAGTACCGATCTGATACCTCTATAAATAAATTTTACTTTACCGTCCTGATTACAGTAAATATTCTCAGGATGCATATACGTAGTAAATTGTGTTCCCTCTATTTTCTTTACACTAATTATTCCCTGTGCAAATTTTTGTTTCATGTACATTGAGCTGTCAGCCCATGTTTCCAATGGCTGAAAACCTTCTTCAAGATGGTAATGTAAAACAATCTGATTTGGTTTCAATTCCTGTTTCGTACAGGACAAAAAGAGAGAATCTTGTTTTTCTAATTCCTTTAATTGTTCCAAATCCTGAACATTTGTTTCTTTTAACGGGATTTCCATGACTAGTCCTTCACTACTTTTAAACAGTACACCATGTGGTAGCAACACCTGATTTGCCAAAAGAAACACTCCTTTAGATTTTTACAATACTTAGAAGCTGAACATGAAATAACGGAAAAAAGTGTCTGCCGTCAAACCAATTAAGATAGCGAAAATACCATAGATTGCAACGATTCCATAAAAAGAATCGATTTTAGCTGTAGTCAGGGTTACAAATGAATAGAAAGTAAGAATGATGGCTGCCTGAATAATACACAGGAACAGCAAAGTAATAAAACCAAGAATGAAATCTACTCCAGTAAACGAAAAGAAAAAGAATAGAACTGAAATTGCAAGCGGTACCGTAAGTAATGATCCAAACCTTCCCAATACGCTATGGAAAGACACATTTGACCCAAACATTGCCTTCAAGACGGCAAACACAATACCAGCTGCAGCAAGAAATCCAATGATTCCATAAAAAAGGACTGTAAAGAAGGTTTCAAAGAATGGTGTTCGATAGCCAAAAAAGTCCGTCCAACCACTTGTC
This window encodes:
- a CDS encoding type VII secretion protein EssB/YukC — translated: MANQVLLPHGVLFKSSEGLVMEIPLKETNVQDLEQLKELEKQDSLFLSCTKQELKPNQIVLHYHLEEGFQPLETWADSSMYMKQKFAQGIISVKKIEGTQFTTYMHPENIYCNQDGKVKFIYRGIRSVLPPEQEDGKVFVYQIKCIILSIFSGMPYFDLLNNGIPLNSFNDRALNQLAKAKSLKDIEVFLAKDFSEINTKRTESSSNLKSTKEKHKSNEQKNSMNFIKSGPDLSIPAMKPNLSLTSEETLSISTNKSRKVLWLSGAGFLVLGLIIGLLSSYILQVKPNSVASASNLEEKKKIEKKLQIELDEKEDHLAAYQLTAMRKNEEAIQAFEAIKRPSDDDKKVLANLYLALNTPDSLMKAAELDSSLQVQAAKGLVKLKSEEANKALLSIETMEPEILLEQAWLEKNYQQVTALAGDELKDSERANVLAANGLLEEGNSKEAYSFAKKTRDVPLKIKILDKQLKNIKADKSLSKKEKEKETKLVEKEQKKIKNVKS
- a CDS encoding zinc ribbon domain-containing protein; this encodes MKCANCGHEMKASEKYCIKCGLPAFDTVSEVKKQPNAGETSADLDLGHVESKRESIGGKPPSGKIKETVSSYWQFIRENLNAPLARAQKSGPLDFVYGYITIGFISLLLALGGYIKISLWTSGWTDFFGYRTPFFETFFTVLFYGIIGFLAAAGIVFAVLKAMFGSNVSFHSVLGRFGSLLTVPLAISVLFFFFSFTGVDFILGFITLLFLCIIQAAIILTFYSFVTLTTAKIDSFYGIVAIYGIFAILIGLTADTFFRYFMFSF